TACTGGACGAACCGAAACGTTCCGTAGTAGTTTACCACACCGCCCAGAGGTCCACCAGAGTCACCACCGCAGGTGTTGGTCTCACTGTCGCCGGCACAGATCTGGTTTGGACCCACCGGCACTTGGTACAGCTCGCTGCAGAGGTTCCGATTCTTTACCTGGATGGTGGCCTCCTGGAGAACGGTGGCCACATCACCGTTTTCGGTTTTTCCCCATCCGGTGGCCGTCAGCGATATCACATTGTCCAACAAGAGTTTCCTTTCCGGATGCAGGACAATGCAAATAGGCCTTATATGGACTATAAAACACAGTTAAAAGAATGTTAGTGCACAACGCATAAATATAATcagaatttttaatgaaattatctTTTAGGATGAAAAGTACCATTGTACTCCACAAACTTGGCCAGTCGGAGCAAGGCGATGTCGTTTAGAAAGACATCGCGGGTAAAATACTTATGCCTTATGCCCAAATCAACATTGTAGTCCTCGGCTGGTAGCTGGCATGTTGGATAGCCACTTGGAGCAAGGCTTATACCTCCTAGTCGAACCTTTCTGCATGAGGATTATGtttagctttattttttaattttccaccTGGCAATACTCACAGTCTTAAATCCCCATCAAGGCAATGGGCAGCTGTCAGGACGAACTCTGCGAAGGGAGGTATTAGTATCGGCCTTATAAGTATTATAATAATGTAAAACAAACGTCGATTGATGAGCGTTCCACCGCAGTGGATCCGGGAATCGTAGTGCAGGAAGGCCATCCAAGGATGAGAAACGATCTGTGCATCCCTGCCTCCGATAATTCTTGTTCGGTAGCTGGGACTTTCAGCTCGAATTCCGCAATTCGGCTCCAGAAGTGTCGCAAATCCCGGATTACAATGAATCAGGCTGAGAATGATCACAGCGACAGCGGCTGATTTCATCGCCAGTCAATAAATTGAAACGCACTAAGGTCGGTGCGGATCGAGcgtttttataaatacttatcaGAAAATGGCTTATCAACTGAGAAGAGCTCATTGGAATTTCCATCGCAGACGGCAACTCAGCAAATTATAAAGAACTTTACAGTGTTCCCCCTACTACATGgtttgtttggtttaattaGTAGTAAAATTGTATGCAATAATACAGTGAATAAAGAATAAATGCAATGCTGTAACCTCTCAAGCTTTCCAATTGATTTGGAGTGCTTTCATTCCCACTTTGTGGGCTATAATATGGTCctgattaaaaaatgttttcttaataGATTTAAtgctgtttttctttttaaaagcttgaaaatatttttgtacgCAAAGAAATAATGAAAAGTTAAGTGAAAACAACTTAGCTtcattactttttattaaattacttttcgTTTGCCAACCTCCATAATAGAAATCTTTCTGATTCCTTTAAGCCAGCACTCGCCGACATCTGGGTCGTCTGCAGTTGAGTTgccataattaaatttgtggCAAATTAAAAGTGCCCTTTGCCTCTTTAACCCGTTTTTTGCCGGACTTCCAAGACCACGCCCACGAGGGCCGAAAACGTGGCTGTTGACAGcagacgatgacgatgacgtcCTCGGTTTCAGCCAGGTGCAACAAGCAAGGCTAAGGGGTTGGAGGACACTATCGCCATTTTGTTGTAAGCTGCTTGTGGCAGGCGACATCAGCAGAAAGTGCAGGAAAAGGAGCAGGGCGGCAGCAAAATGCATGCCAAATTAAGGAGTAAATGCAGCAAGCCAAAATGAGCTCTACCCgccataaacaaaaaaggtAAGGGACCCTGGTAAAACCCGAAAAGCCAAAAAGCATTCGACCAACCCAACCGAACCAagccaacaaacaaacaaacaaccaaACTGGCGAACGCAGtgtgaaattttaatgcacAAAATtgcatgtgtgtttgtggccattgttgttgctgctgctggcgttTCCCTTCAGCCAAccaacaaacagcaacaacacaaatTACTGGCCACGTCAACACacggaaaataaaatgatacGAAACGAAACTGTTGCTGTCAGTctgcggcagcagcaaaatcagCTTCAGGCCATGCAAAATACAAGAGCAACGGAATAAAACGAGAAAGCCACCATTTTTTGGCCAGCAGAAGTCCTCATACccttaatttttataaagaattaaAACGCTTTAAAAAGCGGCAAagtttttaacattgttttcataaaataataagtataTAGTTAAAAATTCGAAGTCTCGATgagtaaaaattattttaatggtctaagaaaaatagttttcgTTATTAGTATAAATGTATGTTGGGCATTAATCTGTAAAAGAAGTCAAtatagttataaaaaatatgaaaaaatacaatagGCGACACACATTTGACTTAAGTCTTAGTACCGTCGAAAGGGTATATAAAAGGGTTACAACGTGGAAACAGCAATTCATTGGCCATGAAGTTTTCCACCTGTCGACAATGCGTTGATTGCTCCCGCTCCTCGAGAGCAACAAAATCGGACACGTTGAAGTCcgagctgaagctgaagcacAAGTCgaagttgctgttgctgttgctgttgcagttgcaattcTCAGACGTTGATTGTTGCCATTTGCCGGCGATTGGAGACCCATAAGTGGGAAAAAGACGGCGTAAGAGGGAGACAGCTGGCCAGAACGGGACGGAGCGTTGAAGCTTCCCCTAGAGTTCAACGAAGCGTGGCCATAAAACAATGACTGGGGACCCTTCTAGTTGGTTTATTGCATTCATTTAGCGCATTCCCAAACAAAGTTCTCTGTGTGTGAGTGCCTTGCTGTTCTTATAAGCTCCATAGGCAGAGCAGTTCTAGCAGTGTTAGCTGTTTTATGGCCCTGCCACACGCCATCTTGGCAGAACTCCGGGCTGCACTTCTCCCGCCATTGTTGGCAATCATTGAAGCGTTAAGGGAAAACATGGAAATTGCATGCGAAAGTCAATCAAACATACAGAACATGGTCCAAAGTTGACAATAGGAGTGGGAGTAGGATTTAAAAGTCTCGGCGAAGTTCAGTTAAAGCCAGTTCAGTTATTTAAGGGTTACAGtgtaattttgaaatgaaaattgtattCTTCTTCAATAAGCTCGTAACGTAGAATTTCCGATGACTCTTTGTTTTGATTGCTTTGTTTGTTGGGCTCAGAGTTTGTTTTGCAGAATGGAAGAAAACTCATGAATGCCGTAGCCTGATTATAAACATTGTGGACTCCGACTTGAACATTTTCCCCCGGAAGTGCTGAAAGATTTCTGAAATTTTGCACAAGTGAAGGAAAAGCTTGAAGCCAAGAGGTGTTCCTCTCGTTTGTTCGCAGGTCGATGCATTTTAATGATGTGCCGGGGCTCcacaaatataatttcatttttgcatttcTGCAACTTTCGCAAACTGCAGACTGCTGACTGCAAATTGATTGCCGGCCAACAAAAGGGCAGAAACTGCAGCACTCACGCAACGCATGGCAACAATTGCAGCCGGTTTAATGAGCTCAAAAATGTGCGCAACAATGAAGAGCTGGCCGGGCTCCAAGCCAAGGGCAATTTCCCAATGGCCAACCCCACTCGGCATCCCACATCGCTCGCTCGCTCCCTCCGTGCAAACCCCTCCCTTTGCCCACTTAAGCCACTGCATTCGtgtaattaaatgcaattttattgcTACGATCGGAGGGCGTACAAAAAAATGGGCGGGCAATAAGAGTGAGCCGGCCGGCGAGGGCCACAAAAGTGTTGAAAGTACTGCGAACGGCGCTGCAGACTTGATTTATGCACCACAAAGGAGTTCGGCTAACATGGCTAGCACTGCGCCCCCTGGCGGACAATGGCAGCAACTTCCGtcggccaaaaaaaaataattcgtggagtaattattttcaaagtaaacaatttattaactGCATTCCGCTTGCGGCACAAAACATGCCGGGTCGCTTCAACGGAAAATCATCTAATGTTggtaaatgcaaaaataaataaataataataaataaataaaaaaaaatacatcgatataattaaacaatatgCACAAATGTATTTTCATAACAAAGGATAGCGAAATGGGTTTTAGAGCaaccatttttattgtttgtttccACACAgatggttttaataaaataaatattgttggggtaaaattttgtttgaaattcaATCATAACTAACATAAGCTACAGTTCTTACAAGGcaagaaaataaatgatttacatttttagatatttaaatgGAAGTAGCTTGTTCAAAGAGCTTGAAGATTTTAAAACTGATTCAACTGTCTCACGCCTGGAAGCGTTTTCCTTCTGGATGCACTTTGCAAACTTTTCGAATTAAGCAATCTTTTGGCAGCATTTAACCAACAGTTTGCCCGCGGGCCACTGACCAACACTTACTTATAATCGAATTGGGCAAATAAATCCAAACCGGAAAAGCACCCAAAGCCATCAGCATTATCTACTCTAATTAAGATTGCCGAAAAACTCAGTTTGCCAAGCACTCTTCTCGGGGGCAACCAGAAGTGCATTTCGGCTTACAGCTACGTGCTCATCAGCATAATCAAGTGGGAGTGGGCGGCAAGTGTTTGGCTGGGATTGGGAAGTGGCAGTACGACTTAACTGCAATTTGAAAGAGATTACAATTATTTGATTGCACTTGAGGGCTGAGAGATGAGCGGCGAAACTTGGCCGAGGCCAAAAGCATTTTGCGACTCATAAATTCTGAATGCCAAACTCCAAATGCCGGAGATTAAGCTTATCGCGATTGAGGAACAATACTTTGGGATACGCTGGAATGAGTCACATCGCAAGGAGTTGAGTCATGTGAATACGGGTACAATAAATGGATCCGCTTGTCTTTCCGCGATCTTTTCGCCATATCGTCATTACAAAACAAACCGATGGCAAGTCTCAGCGCCCTGACAGTTGTTCATAAATTAAGACATCCCACAATAAATAAGCCAAACAGTGAAATGCCTGAGAGATGCACACGTGTCTGCGGTCGGAGGAGCTCTTCAAAGAGTTTGTCAAGCGGCAAAAGTCTGCTGCTAATTATGCGATGCAGGGTGGAGATTTCCCCTGCTCCACCGCCACTTCCCGCATGAAGATCTCGCCTCAGAGTTTGCCGTCGACTGCAATTGCATTTGCAGCGCATTGGCACAAAAGGCGGAAAAGAAATGCGAAAAAGCCGAATGACATgtgaaaatatgcaaatatctAAAGTGAATGAATGGGTCTGGGACCGGTCTGGCCCGCTCTACTTCTgctggtctggtctggtctggtctcGTATGGTCTCGTACGGTATGGTCTGCTCCGGTTGCCCCTCGGGTTCAGTTCCGTTGGCTCACTCATTAAGTATAATGGACCCGGTC
This genomic window from Drosophila gunungcola strain Sukarami chromosome 3R, Dgunungcola_SK_2, whole genome shotgun sequence contains:
- the LOC128252578 gene encoding serine protease grass, with the translated sequence MKSAAVAVIILSLIHCNPGFATLLEPNCGIRAESPSYRTRIIGGRDAQIVSHPWMAFLHYDSRIHCGGTLINRQFVLTAAHCLDGDLRLKVRLGGISLAPSGYPTCQLPAEDYNVDLGIRHKYFTRDVFLNDIALLRLAKFVEYNVHIRPICIVLHPERKLLLDNVISLTATGWGKTENGDVATVLQEATIQVKNRNLCSELYQVPVGPNQICAGDSETNTCGGDSGGPLGGVVNYYGTFRFVQYGLTSFGDRKCRAPSVYTDVITYGKWIKLVVDNFGTENFTF